The following are from one region of the Acidobacteriota bacterium genome:
- a CDS encoding M55 family metallopeptidase — translation MKRRTAVLTALAFVLAFGSAAVPAAMETPKKLKVFISVDMEGVAGVIHWDDVSRDGQDYGLFRRLMTLETNAAVEGALAAGATEIVVRDAHGSARNILPDLLHPEARLIRDWSGGPLSMMEGIDDSFDAVVFIGYHARAGTPDAVLKHTMTGTLFDVILNGTRMPEAGINAAIAGHFGVPVVLVAGDTAICREAREIIGPVETVAVKEGIGTAARMLHPQKAQELIREKTAEALGRRGEFRPFRPKPPYTLELVFTNENLAAKAAWIPGVKRTAERAVAFTSSDLMEILKFFRLARL, via the coding sequence ATGAAGAGAAGAACTGCCGTCCTTACGGCCCTTGCCTTTGTCCTGGCTTTCGGATCGGCCGCCGTGCCGGCGGCGATGGAGACGCCGAAGAAACTCAAGGTTTTCATTTCCGTCGATATGGAAGGGGTGGCCGGTGTCATCCACTGGGACGATGTGAGCCGCGACGGTCAGGATTACGGCCTGTTCCGCCGTCTGATGACGTTGGAAACCAACGCCGCCGTGGAAGGGGCTCTGGCGGCCGGAGCGACCGAGATCGTTGTCCGCGACGCCCACGGCTCAGCCCGGAATATCCTGCCCGATCTCCTGCACCCCGAGGCCCGGCTCATTCGGGATTGGTCGGGGGGGCCTTTGAGCATGATGGAAGGCATCGACGACTCGTTTGATGCCGTCGTTTTTATCGGCTATCACGCCCGGGCCGGAACTCCGGACGCCGTTTTGAAGCACACCATGACCGGAACGCTCTTTGATGTCATTCTCAATGGAACAAGGATGCCCGAGGCGGGAATCAATGCCGCGATCGCCGGACATTTCGGAGTACCCGTTGTCCTGGTCGCCGGCGACACCGCCATCTGCCGGGAGGCGCGGGAGATCATCGGGCCCGTTGAAACCGTCGCCGTCAAGGAGGGCATCGGCACGGCCGCCCGCATGCTTCACCCGCAGAAGGCCCAGGAATTGATCAGGGAGAAAACGGCGGAGGCTCTCGGGCGCCGGGGTGAATTCCGGCCTTTCCGTCCCAAACCGCCCTACACCTTGGAGCTCGTTTTCACCAATGAGAATCTGGCCGCCAAAGCCGCCTGGATTCCCGGAGTGAAGAGAACGGCAGAAAGAGCGGTGGCCTTCACCTCCTCCGATTTGATGGAGATCCTGAAGTTCTTCCGCCTGGCTCGCCTCTAG
- a CDS encoding citrate (Si)-synthase, eukaryotic, with protein MPSLKEKFAAQLGPMQDRVRKLNKEFGTVKVSEANVGQVIGGARGIISMLWDCSHLDPVEGIRFRGFTIPELREKLPKAPGGKEPLPEGIFYLLLMGEVPTEEDCAAVTEEWRKRGVLPQYLIDFMNAVPKDTHPMTQFSLAILQLQKESVFAQRYREKMAKTDYWDATFEDVMNLLAKLPNICAYIFRRTYMDDKHIAPDPKLDWGGNLAHMLGITDDPAFKELMRLYLVIHSDHEGGNVSAHTTHLVGSALSDAYYSLSAGMNGLAGPLHGLANQEVLLWIMDLMKDLGGVPTKDQLEKYMWDTLNSGRVIPGYGHAVLRKTDPRYVAQREFAQKHLPDDDLFKIVSLVYEVAPDVLTKHGKTKNPWPNVDAHSGVLLNHYGAVQFDFYTVFFGVSRALGVLAQLIWDRALGLPIERPKSVTTGWLEEFVKKNPPA; from the coding sequence ATGCCATCCCTGAAAGAAAAATTTGCGGCCCAACTCGGACCGATGCAGGATCGCGTCCGCAAGCTCAACAAGGAATTCGGGACCGTCAAAGTCAGCGAAGCCAACGTCGGCCAGGTTATCGGCGGCGCTCGCGGCATTATTTCCATGCTTTGGGACTGTTCCCACCTCGATCCGGTTGAGGGCATCCGTTTCCGCGGATTCACCATCCCCGAGCTTCGTGAAAAGCTCCCCAAGGCCCCCGGCGGCAAGGAACCCCTGCCTGAGGGAATTTTCTATCTCCTCCTCATGGGTGAAGTCCCGACGGAGGAAGACTGCGCCGCCGTCACCGAAGAATGGCGGAAGCGCGGTGTACTCCCTCAGTATCTCATCGACTTCATGAACGCCGTCCCGAAGGACACCCACCCGATGACCCAGTTCTCACTGGCCATCCTCCAGCTCCAGAAGGAATCGGTCTTCGCCCAGCGCTATCGCGAAAAAATGGCCAAAACGGACTACTGGGATGCCACGTTTGAAGACGTCATGAACCTCCTGGCCAAGCTTCCCAACATCTGCGCCTACATTTTCCGCAGAACGTACATGGATGACAAGCATATCGCTCCTGATCCGAAGCTCGACTGGGGCGGCAATCTGGCCCACATGCTGGGCATCACCGACGACCCGGCCTTCAAGGAACTCATGCGGCTCTACCTGGTCATCCACAGCGATCACGAGGGCGGCAACGTCTCGGCCCACACGACCCACCTCGTCGGCTCGGCCCTATCCGACGCCTATTACTCCCTGTCCGCCGGCATGAACGGCTTGGCCGGACCGCTTCACGGCCTGGCCAACCAGGAAGTTCTCCTTTGGATCATGGACCTGATGAAAGACCTCGGCGGCGTTCCGACCAAGGACCAGCTCGAAAAGTATATGTGGGATACTCTGAACAGCGGACGCGTCATCCCCGGCTACGGCCACGCCGTTCTCCGGAAGACCGACCCCCGCTATGTCGCCCAGAGAGAATTCGCCCAGAAGCACCTGCCCGATGATGACCTCTTCAAGATCGTCAGCCTGGTTTACGAAGTCGCTCCCGACGTCCTGACCAAGCACGGCAAGACCAAGAACCCCTGGCCGAACGTCGATGCCCACTCCGGCGTTCTCCTCAATCACTACGGAGCCGTGCAGTTCGATTTCTACACGGTGTTCTTCGGCGTGTCCCGCGCCCTCGGCGTCCTGGCCCAGCTCATCTGGGACCGCGCCCTCGGCCTGCCCATCGAAAGGCCGAAATCCGTCACCACGGGATGGCTTGAGGAGTTCGTCAAGAAGAACCCGCCGGCCTAA
- a CDS encoding LemA family protein, whose product MGALVIFLIIVGGVILFAVGIYNSLVTLRNRCENAWSQVDVQLRRRYDLIPNLVETVKGYAKHEREVFEKVTQARSQAIGAKTVGEQGQAENMLTGALKSLFAVSENYPDLKANQNFLMLQEELAGTEGKIAYSRQFYNDNVMKFNMKQQVFPSNLIAGMFGFKLREYFEIEEPAAREPVKVSF is encoded by the coding sequence ATGGGAGCTTTAGTCATCTTTCTTATCATCGTCGGCGGGGTGATTCTGTTTGCCGTCGGCATTTATAACAGTCTGGTCACCCTGCGGAACCGCTGCGAAAACGCCTGGTCCCAGGTGGATGTCCAGCTCCGGCGCCGTTACGACCTCATCCCCAACCTGGTCGAAACCGTCAAGGGCTATGCCAAGCACGAGCGCGAAGTTTTCGAGAAGGTCACCCAGGCCCGGAGCCAGGCCATCGGCGCCAAGACCGTGGGAGAACAGGGCCAGGCGGAGAACATGCTGACCGGCGCCCTGAAATCCCTTTTCGCCGTCTCGGAAAACTACCCCGATCTCAAGGCCAACCAGAATTTCCTGATGCTTCAGGAGGAACTGGCCGGAACCGAGGGCAAAATCGCCTATTCCCGGCAGTTCTACAACGACAACGTCATGAAATTCAACATGAAGCAGCAGGTCTTCCCTTCGAATCTCATCGCCGGGATGTTCGGTTTCAAACTGCGGGAATACTTCGAGATCGAAGAGCCCGCAGCGCGCGAACCGGTCAAGGTCAGCTTCTGA
- a CDS encoding M48 family metallopeptidase: protein MYEQITRNKWKSFALVLFFMAFIFLLVLVFRLATGFEGGWVIPAVVIATVMAVGGYYNSDKIVLAISRAKPVTKEEYPYLANVVEGLSIAAGIPAPRCYVIQDSAPNAFATGRNPKNAVVCVTTGLLEKLNRVELEGVIAHELSHIKNYDVLLQTVVVVMAGVVALLSDWILRSFLWGGRRRGRSRSGGKADAVFIAAGLALALLAPVVAKIIQLAVSRKREYLADASAALMTRYPPGLASALRKISADAEPLKAANKATAHLYIVNPLRNTKGFANKLFSTHPPIEERIAALEKM from the coding sequence ATGTATGAACAGATAACCCGGAACAAGTGGAAATCATTCGCTCTGGTGCTGTTCTTCATGGCTTTCATCTTTCTCCTGGTTCTGGTGTTCCGTCTGGCCACGGGCTTCGAGGGCGGATGGGTGATCCCGGCGGTCGTCATCGCCACGGTGATGGCGGTCGGCGGCTATTACAACAGCGATAAGATCGTTCTGGCCATCAGCCGGGCCAAACCCGTAACCAAAGAGGAATACCCCTATCTGGCCAATGTTGTCGAAGGCCTGTCTATCGCAGCCGGGATTCCGGCGCCGCGATGCTATGTCATCCAGGATTCCGCACCCAATGCTTTCGCCACGGGACGAAACCCGAAGAACGCCGTCGTCTGCGTCACGACGGGTCTTCTCGAGAAGCTGAACCGGGTGGAACTCGAAGGCGTCATCGCCCACGAACTGTCCCACATTAAAAATTATGACGTCCTCCTGCAGACCGTGGTCGTCGTTATGGCGGGCGTCGTTGCCCTTTTAAGCGACTGGATTCTCCGCAGTTTTCTCTGGGGCGGCCGCCGAAGAGGCCGCAGCCGCAGCGGGGGCAAGGCCGACGCCGTGTTCATCGCCGCCGGACTTGCTCTGGCTCTCCTGGCGCCGGTTGTCGCCAAGATCATCCAGCTGGCCGTGTCCCGAAAAAGGGAATATCTGGCCGATGCGAGCGCCGCCCTCATGACGCGATATCCTCCGGGTCTGGCCTCGGCTCTGAGAAAAATCTCCGCCGATGCCGAACCTCTCAAGGCGGCGAACAAAGCCACGGCCCACCTTTACATCGTCAACCCGCTCCGAAACACGAAGGGCTTTGCCAACAAGCTTTTCAGCACGCATCCGCCGATTGAGGAGCGGATCGCCGCCCTCGAAAAAATGTAA
- a CDS encoding N-acetylmuramoyl-L-alanine amidase, protein MLRIRPVALIAAATAFFSFFGVPAAAAQSRAALRLAVKDYPTFSRATLSASFPLAYTLEKKGASVIVHIETRSSFRVQREPPQSRFIKSVSWAKETKGYRVMIDTLDERFHVDHYALNNPYQIVIEVRREAERLTPEIETEDAPPVLETIDKTAAAEEKDPPVVDAAVPERSPAVPTRERMRTIVIDPGHGGMEAGARGRFGALEKDVTLGIGLKLKAAIEKSLAFRVFMTRERDVEVSLENRSALANTHNADLFVSIHANSSRRNNAQGSETFFLSLNATDEEARRLAYLENNAGAIEEQVDHGSLDDIKMILWDMAQSSYIKQSSRLAEIIQGELNSLLGTLNRGIKQAPFKVLTGVACPAVLVEVAFISNPEEEKKLVSDNFQQSVAEAILRGIVKYLQMYS, encoded by the coding sequence ATGTTGAGAATACGCCCGGTCGCTCTGATCGCCGCCGCAACGGCGTTCTTTTCGTTTTTCGGCGTCCCTGCCGCCGCGGCCCAATCGAGGGCCGCCTTGAGGCTGGCCGTCAAGGATTATCCCACATTCAGCCGGGCGACCCTGTCCGCCTCTTTCCCGCTGGCCTACACCCTTGAAAAGAAAGGGGCGTCCGTCATCGTTCACATCGAAACCCGGTCTTCATTCCGCGTTCAGAGAGAACCCCCTCAAAGCCGGTTCATCAAGTCCGTGAGTTGGGCCAAGGAGACAAAGGGCTACAGGGTCATGATCGACACACTTGACGAACGCTTTCATGTCGACCACTATGCCTTGAACAATCCCTATCAAATCGTCATCGAGGTGAGACGGGAGGCCGAGCGGCTCACTCCGGAAATCGAGACGGAGGACGCCCCCCCCGTATTGGAAACCATCGATAAGACTGCCGCCGCAGAGGAAAAGGACCCTCCCGTTGTGGATGCCGCCGTTCCCGAACGATCTCCGGCCGTTCCGACCCGGGAACGGATGAGGACCATTGTCATCGATCCCGGGCATGGGGGCATGGAAGCCGGAGCCAGAGGCCGGTTCGGGGCCCTGGAAAAGGATGTGACCCTGGGAATCGGCCTCAAGCTCAAGGCGGCGATCGAGAAGTCTCTGGCCTTCCGGGTCTTCATGACCCGGGAGCGGGATGTCGAGGTCTCGCTCGAGAACCGTTCGGCTCTGGCCAACACGCATAACGCCGATCTTTTCGTCAGCATTCACGCCAACAGCTCGCGCCGGAATAATGCTCAGGGATCGGAGACGTTTTTCCTGAGCCTGAACGCCACGGACGAAGAGGCGCGCCGTCTGGCATACCTTGAAAACAACGCCGGAGCCATCGAAGAGCAGGTCGATCACGGCAGCCTTGACGACATCAAAATGATTCTCTGGGACATGGCCCAATCCTCTTACATCAAGCAAAGCAGCCGGCTGGCCGAAATCATTCAGGGGGAATTGAACAGTCTTCTCGGCACTCTGAATCGCGGCATCAAGCAGGCGCCGTTCAAGGTGTTGACCGGCGTCGCCTGTCCGGCCGTGCTTGTGGAGGTGGCGTTCATTTCCAACCCCGAGGAAGAGAAAAAACTGGTCAGCGACAATTTCCAGCAGAGCGTGGCGGAGGCGATTCTCCGCGGAATCGTGAAGTATCTCCAGATGTATTCCTGA
- a CDS encoding GerMN domain-containing protein, giving the protein MTRKKKSNPKGLFLVGLTAALILLAIVFFRGGGGERLRHLTDPLPIHPADSDEEAPELKTVTLFFLSEDDSLLHAEERIIRKGDNAVVEMQSLVEELIKGSRSRFLAPLPPETRVRQVFLTRDGTAYVDFSSDVIDKYAYGSSSELTTVYAVVNTLSFNYPEVKTVCILVEGAEKETLGGHIDLSRPFVPQLSLVAR; this is encoded by the coding sequence ATGACCCGAAAAAAAAAGAGCAACCCGAAAGGCCTGTTCCTGGTCGGACTGACGGCCGCTTTGATCCTTCTTGCGATCGTTTTCTTCCGGGGCGGCGGCGGTGAAAGACTCCGCCATCTGACTGACCCTCTTCCGATCCATCCTGCGGATTCGGACGAGGAGGCTCCCGAGCTGAAGACCGTCACTCTTTTCTTCCTGTCGGAGGACGACAGTCTTCTTCACGCCGAAGAACGGATCATCCGGAAAGGAGACAATGCGGTTGTTGAAATGCAGAGTCTGGTGGAAGAACTCATCAAAGGCTCCCGAAGCCGATTTCTGGCGCCCCTGCCCCCGGAAACCCGAGTGAGGCAGGTTTTTTTAACCCGGGATGGAACGGCCTATGTGGATTTCAGCTCGGACGTCATCGACAAATACGCCTATGGGTCCTCCTCGGAACTGACGACCGTCTATGCCGTCGTAAACACGCTGTCTTTCAATTACCCCGAGGTCAAGACAGTCTGTATTCTCGTCGAGGGGGCGGAAAAGGAAACGCTGGGCGGCCATATCGATCTCAGTCGTCCTTTCGTTCCCCAGCTTTCTCTGGTCGCCAGGTAG
- the der gene encoding ribosome biogenesis GTPase Der — MRAHASSPRLVIIGFPNVGKSTLFNRLLGRRKALIHSLPGMTRDIVSAPGVIEGKPCLLVDTGGIFGAADEPLSAEVREKAWEAAREADAILFMLDGKRGAAPAEEELYRDLKKLGKPLFLVVNKIDGPGREHEAAEFHRLGEERVFAISAEHKFNMDALIDAVAAILPEADSQTATPAEASALRLAVIGRINVGKSSLINRLCGEDRLLVSEVPGTTRDSTDTLISRNGRMFWLVDTAGIRKFAGTRDDREKAGILRAKRNIRDADVLVLVLDATEFPTRQDAHIAHLAAESGKPLVLALNKWDLVDKTPVRPADVRTHVHSRLEFVSYAPVLLVSAKSGQRVVKILDEALKARASSEIRVDTARLNRFLSRVAEAHPPRSKSGAPMKIKYMTQADILPPTFILSARGRGSLAPAYEKFFLARIREEFGFSGTPLRLFLKKR, encoded by the coding sequence ATGCGGGCGCACGCTTCCTCTCCGCGCTTGGTCATCATCGGCTTTCCGAATGTCGGGAAATCCACGCTCTTCAACCGGCTTCTCGGCAGGCGGAAAGCCCTTATCCATTCCCTGCCGGGGATGACTCGGGACATCGTGTCCGCGCCGGGTGTGATCGAAGGGAAGCCGTGCCTTCTGGTCGACACCGGGGGGATTTTCGGCGCCGCGGATGAACCGCTCTCCGCCGAGGTCCGGGAAAAAGCCTGGGAAGCGGCCCGCGAAGCCGATGCCATTCTGTTTATGCTGGACGGGAAACGGGGTGCAGCACCGGCCGAGGAAGAGCTTTACCGCGATCTCAAGAAGCTGGGAAAACCCCTTTTTCTGGTTGTCAACAAGATCGACGGTCCGGGCCGCGAGCACGAGGCGGCCGAATTCCACCGCTTGGGAGAGGAGAGGGTTTTCGCGATTTCGGCCGAACACAAATTCAACATGGATGCTCTCATCGATGCCGTGGCCGCCATCCTGCCTGAAGCCGATTCCCAAACAGCGACCCCGGCCGAAGCCTCAGCCCTGCGTCTGGCCGTTATCGGCCGTATCAATGTCGGCAAATCCTCCCTCATCAACCGTCTCTGCGGGGAGGACCGGCTTCTTGTGAGCGAGGTTCCCGGAACCACCCGCGACAGCACGGACACCCTCATCTCCCGAAACGGCCGGATGTTCTGGCTGGTGGATACGGCGGGGATCCGGAAGTTCGCCGGAACCCGGGACGACAGGGAAAAAGCCGGGATTCTGCGGGCGAAACGCAACATTCGGGATGCCGATGTTCTGGTCCTCGTTCTTGACGCAACGGAATTTCCCACGCGCCAGGACGCCCATATCGCCCACCTGGCCGCCGAATCGGGCAAGCCTCTGGTTCTGGCCCTCAACAAATGGGACCTTGTGGATAAAACGCCTGTCCGTCCAGCGGATGTCCGGACTCATGTCCATTCCCGGCTTGAATTCGTCTCCTATGCGCCGGTGCTGCTTGTTTCCGCGAAATCAGGACAACGGGTCGTCAAGATTCTGGACGAAGCCCTGAAAGCCCGGGCTTCGAGTGAAATCCGGGTGGATACGGCGCGCCTGAACCGATTTCTCTCCCGGGTTGCGGAGGCCCATCCTCCCCGTTCGAAGAGCGGCGCCCCCATGAAAATCAAATACATGACCCAGGCCGACATCCTCCCGCCGACCTTCATTCTCTCAGCCCGGGGCCGGGGATCTCTGGCCCCGGCCTACGAAAAGTTTTTTCTAGCCCGGATTCGGGAAGAATTCGGCTTTTCCGGCACCCCCCTCCGCCTCTTTCTTAAGAAAAGGTAA
- a CDS encoding tetratricopeptide repeat protein has product MMFRGKINGLMAVALAVVLVFALTGCEKLRIENLRANYHFERANHLFTEGKYRQAITEYEAVLQQNPDLVQAYRFLGESYKSMYRPGVDSALNKELQVNALNALNKAYEFEPNNKEIIFSLGDMYDKMRDFEQAERLYLRILELEPEVMDNYYVLAEFYKRYAVEKEELAEKAESMYLRRIETDPENPQGYAYLASYYEGILPVPEFDKAHAIHDKRIALQPENAEVWLAKGINRWSKSYRLANLPTPERLALARESLAALEKARDLDPNYPEPYSWLSVLYQSVLAKLEPEREARYIEEGRRNIERFQELRKRALERKRLEEELKKI; this is encoded by the coding sequence ATGATGTTCAGAGGAAAGATCAACGGCTTGATGGCAGTCGCACTCGCCGTCGTTCTTGTTTTCGCCTTGACCGGCTGTGAAAAGCTGCGTATTGAAAACCTGAGGGCCAACTATCACTTTGAGAGAGCCAACCATCTGTTTACGGAAGGCAAATACCGTCAGGCCATTACGGAGTATGAAGCCGTTCTGCAACAAAACCCTGATTTGGTCCAAGCCTACAGATTCCTGGGAGAGAGCTACAAGAGCATGTACCGCCCGGGAGTCGACTCCGCTCTCAACAAAGAGCTTCAAGTCAATGCCCTCAATGCCCTTAACAAGGCCTATGAATTCGAGCCCAACAACAAGGAAATCATCTTTTCTCTGGGCGACATGTACGACAAGATGAGGGATTTCGAGCAGGCGGAAAGACTCTATCTGCGGATCCTCGAACTCGAACCCGAAGTCATGGACAACTATTATGTCCTGGCCGAGTTCTACAAGAGATATGCCGTCGAGAAGGAAGAGCTGGCCGAGAAGGCCGAGTCCATGTACCTGCGCCGCATCGAAACCGATCCGGAGAATCCTCAGGGCTATGCCTATCTGGCCAGTTACTACGAAGGTATCCTTCCCGTTCCCGAGTTCGACAAGGCCCATGCCATCCATGACAAGAGAATTGCGCTTCAGCCGGAAAACGCCGAAGTCTGGCTGGCCAAGGGCATCAACCGCTGGTCCAAGTCCTATCGTCTGGCCAACCTTCCGACTCCGGAGCGGTTGGCGTTGGCCCGTGAGAGCCTGGCGGCCTTGGAAAAAGCCCGGGATCTCGATCCGAACTATCCCGAACCCTACAGCTGGTTGAGCGTTCTGTACCAGAGCGTTCTGGCCAAACTCGAGCCGGAAAGAGAAGCCCGCTACATCGAGGAAGGCCGGCGGAATATCGAAAGATTCCAGGAATTGAGAAAGAGAGCCCTCGAACGGAAGAGGCTCGAGGAAGAGCTGAAGAAAATCTGA
- a CDS encoding alpha-L-rhamnosidase C-terminal domain-containing protein, translated as MTRRPDFPRRIRAVLCLAVAVLCAVRQAGFSGETAWEESPRQARLGLASIAQPYPYLHGGDFTDPAVPESPDPLVSYRWEETSASDGLQVYFLEPASVRTDPPQSFRNAESLTGENPRVDVVGTGSIRLDFGVVSAAWLEMDSPDLSGDVEMSISEYNEPAVVNFGPPNPVKTRKPEKYGNVYRLELNNLLYEGVRFGWIHVRSFSRPWTITGIRLICQIKPANYNGRFSSADPLLTRIWYTGAYVVKLNQLKDQFGAILMDRGDRHSWTGDAYPSQAAALAAFANYDFVKMNLERTADDDNGIESYSLYWILSVVDYYRYTGDHATINRFIPNIQGKLDRAQAIYDNLPNLVFFGWDERLGAGFENPNTEESRRAYRMVFIRACLEFAWAMDQAGRPDLARHYEEMARDRMEGFRNRPRWHEDFGLHAGADAVNTGLLNSEEQREIFEREFTGPVHHMSYSPFNQYFVIQALARMNRHDEALDLIRAYWGGQIDLGATTYFEVYRPDWNTVLGRNDPVPNNQCGYTSLAHPWGAGVTKWLTEEILGIKPVEPGFSRYSILPRLGSGATALEGRVSTPHGEIRVSYNLSTGRGRILSPPGTTGRIGIPKAGKQITSILVDGEVIWEGEEDGDYVYFDSVKPGQYEFSVAYTGSSAAVNNPISFPAKLIGLDSTTQGNWGGVYGKDGHILCNYHGTGMDVRNLPSYVSFVTEGKTRHAQWSDKTYDPRAPAPDPSNEFPRKVGCYHTGDPIATYQTMTVDIGLTHEREFQVALYFIDWDGAGRRSAVEAFDYQTKKLVSPLAVVSHYQNGVYLVYSYTKSLRLRINQIRGPNAVLSGIFFDSSPGTGLIHGNR; from the coding sequence ATGACGCGGCGGCCCGATTTTCCCCGGCGAATCCGGGCCGTCTTATGCCTTGCGGTTGCCGTTCTCTGCGCGGTTCGTCAGGCCGGGTTTTCCGGAGAGACGGCCTGGGAGGAAAGCCCGCGACAGGCCCGGCTCGGCCTGGCCTCCATCGCCCAGCCGTATCCCTATTTGCACGGCGGCGACTTCACCGATCCCGCCGTTCCCGAGTCTCCCGATCCTCTGGTCTCCTATCGCTGGGAGGAAACCTCAGCTTCCGACGGATTGCAGGTCTATTTTCTTGAACCCGCATCCGTCCGGACGGATCCGCCTCAATCGTTTCGAAATGCGGAATCGCTGACCGGCGAAAACCCCCGTGTGGACGTCGTCGGAACGGGCTCGATCCGTTTGGACTTCGGCGTCGTCAGCGCCGCCTGGCTGGAAATGGACAGCCCGGATCTCTCCGGCGACGTCGAAATGAGCATCAGCGAATACAATGAACCCGCCGTCGTGAATTTCGGGCCGCCGAACCCGGTCAAGACGCGAAAACCGGAAAAATACGGGAACGTTTACCGGCTGGAACTCAACAATCTGCTTTATGAGGGCGTGCGTTTCGGCTGGATTCATGTCCGGTCTTTCAGCCGGCCCTGGACCATCACCGGCATCCGTCTTATCTGCCAGATCAAACCCGCCAATTACAACGGCCGGTTCTCGAGCGCCGATCCCTTGTTGACACGGATCTGGTACACGGGCGCCTATGTCGTCAAGCTCAATCAACTGAAGGATCAGTTCGGCGCCATTCTCATGGACAGGGGAGACCGGCATTCCTGGACGGGAGACGCCTATCCGTCCCAGGCCGCAGCTCTGGCGGCCTTCGCCAACTATGATTTTGTGAAGATGAATCTCGAAAGAACGGCCGACGACGACAACGGCATTGAGAGTTACTCGCTCTACTGGATTCTCAGTGTCGTCGATTATTACAGATACACGGGCGATCACGCGACGATCAACCGTTTCATTCCGAATATTCAAGGCAAGCTCGACCGGGCCCAGGCGATCTATGACAATCTCCCGAACCTGGTGTTTTTCGGTTGGGACGAACGCCTGGGCGCGGGATTCGAGAATCCGAACACCGAGGAAAGCCGGAGAGCCTATCGCATGGTTTTCATCCGGGCTTGCCTCGAGTTCGCCTGGGCGATGGACCAGGCCGGACGGCCGGACCTCGCCCGTCATTATGAGGAGATGGCCCGGGACCGGATGGAAGGATTCCGAAACCGGCCGCGATGGCATGAGGATTTCGGGCTCCATGCCGGCGCCGATGCCGTCAACACCGGGCTTCTCAACAGCGAAGAGCAACGGGAGATCTTCGAGCGGGAATTCACGGGCCCGGTCCATCACATGTCCTATTCGCCGTTCAATCAGTACTTTGTCATTCAGGCTCTGGCCCGAATGAACCGGCATGATGAGGCCTTGGATCTGATCCGGGCTTACTGGGGAGGACAAATCGATCTGGGCGCCACGACGTATTTCGAAGTCTATCGTCCGGATTGGAACACCGTTCTCGGCCGAAACGATCCCGTTCCCAATAACCAGTGCGGATATACCAGCCTGGCCCATCCCTGGGGGGCGGGGGTCACGAAGTGGCTGACCGAGGAAATTCTGGGGATCAAACCTGTCGAACCCGGCTTTTCCCGCTATTCCATTCTCCCCCGTTTGGGTTCCGGTGCGACCGCCCTGGAGGGCCGCGTATCGACGCCTCATGGAGAAATCAGGGTGTCTTACAATCTGTCGACGGGGAGAGGACGTATCCTGTCGCCTCCCGGTACCACAGGAAGGATCGGAATTCCCAAGGCGGGAAAGCAAATCACCTCGATTCTGGTTGATGGAGAGGTGATTTGGGAAGGAGAAGAGGACGGGGATTATGTCTATTTCGACTCCGTGAAACCCGGACAGTACGAGTTTTCCGTCGCCTATACCGGATCATCCGCCGCTGTGAATAACCCGATCTCCTTCCCGGCCAAATTGATCGGCTTGGACTCCACAACTCAAGGCAATTGGGGCGGCGTCTACGGCAAGGACGGCCATATTCTCTGTAACTACCACGGCACCGGAATGGATGTCAGAAATCTGCCTTCCTATGTCAGCTTTGTGACCGAAGGAAAGACCAGACATGCTCAGTGGTCGGACAAGACATATGATCCTCGGGCGCCGGCACCCGATCCGTCCAACGAATTCCCCCGCAAAGTTGGTTGTTATCACACAGGAGATCCCATCGCGACCTATCAGACCATGACCGTGGATATCGGGCTGACCCACGAAAGGGAATTCCAGGTCGCGCTCTATTTCATCGATTGGGACGGCGCCGGCCGCCGGTCGGCCGTGGAAGCTTTCGACTATCAAACAAAAAAGCTCGTCAGCCCTCTCGCCGTCGTTTCGCATTACCAAAACGGTGTCTATCTTGTTTATTCCTATACCAAATCCCTCCGATTACGAATCAATCAGATCCGAGGGCCGAACGCCGTTCTCAGCGGAATTTTTTTCGACAGCTCTCCCGGAACGGGCCTGATCCATGGGAACCGATGA
- the rplM gene encoding 50S ribosomal protein L13 produces the protein MKTYTLKKGDIERQWWLFDADGKVLGRLATEIAVILRGKKNPRFVPHMDSGDFVVVINAEKVRVTGRKTDDKVYHSHSLYPGGLKTETLKDLLEKKPEEVIRRAVWGMIPKNKLGRAVYKKLKVYSGPHHPHEAQNPREYRF, from the coding sequence ATGAAGACGTATACTTTGAAAAAGGGCGATATTGAAAGACAGTGGTGGCTGTTTGATGCCGACGGCAAGGTTCTCGGGCGGCTGGCCACGGAAATCGCCGTCATTCTTCGGGGCAAGAAGAACCCCCGGTTCGTCCCTCACATGGATTCCGGAGATTTCGTCGTCGTCATCAACGCCGAGAAAGTCCGGGTGACGGGCCGGAAGACCGACGATAAGGTCTATCATTCCCATTCTCTCTACCCCGGAGGCTTGAAAACGGAAACCCTGAAAGATCTCCTGGAGAAAAAACCCGAGGAGGTCATCCGCCGGGCCGTCTGGGGGATGATTCCCAAAAACAAACTCGGACGAGCCGTTTACAAGAAGCTCAAGGTCTACAGCGGTCCCCACCACCCGCACGAAGCTCAAAACCCCCGGGAATACCGGTTTTAG